One genomic segment of Panicum virgatum strain AP13 chromosome 2N, P.virgatum_v5, whole genome shotgun sequence includes these proteins:
- the LOC120660604 gene encoding probable cinnamyl alcohol dehydrogenase 8B yields the protein MDGIIDTVLAWHPIAPLLALLKPLGQMVVVGVPNKPLELPVYAIVPGGKGMAGNSVGGIGDCQAMLEFAGKHGIGAEVDVIKMDYVNMAMERLEKNDVRYRFVIDVAGSLGSSA from the coding sequence ATGGACGGCATCATCGACACGGTGTTGGCGTGGCACCCGATCGCGCCGCTGCTGGCGTTGCTGAAGCCGCTGGGGCAGATGGTGGTAGTGGGCGTGCCGAACAAGCCGCTGGAGCTGCCGGTGTACGCCATCGTGCCCGGCGGGAAGGGCATGGCTGGGAACAGCGTCGGCGGCATTGGGGACTGCCAGGCCATGCTCGAGTTCGCGGGGAAGCACGGCATCGGCGCGGAGGTGGACGTGATCAAGATGGACTACGTCAACATGGCGATGGAGCGGCTCGAGAAGAACGATGTCCGCTACCGCTTTGTCATCGATGTCGCCGGCAGCCTCGGCTCCTCCGCCTAG